The following coding sequences are from one Pyxidicoccus xibeiensis window:
- a CDS encoding glycosyltransferase family 4 protein: MAIHQLIPSFVPGDATGQAALHLQLLLRRMGHAGALYADEVGAGLEGLASPASALRPEPGDLVLYHHGIASPLSSRLMHLPCRRGVVFHNISPARFYTGLPLADALVAGRAQLAAMAPFADVAIGVSDFNAAELRAAGYGNVHTVPLFIEPERFSHASADAKLLERLSGPGPVLLGVSRVMPHKRFEDLLTLHREVLRLRPQARLLMVGGYEPGSRYFRALKREAKGLRGVHFLGRLSHAELVAAYRSASVFVSMSEHEGFGVPLIEAMAAEVPVLAYGAAAVPETLGGAGVAFDQKRFAFLAELAVDLSEDLSLREPVLAGQRRRLEHFSAASAQLALSRALEGLLPRPAPRPRKAPKRPRVGLVVQRYGEVTGGAEKLAAQVAEHLTPHWDITVLTTCAKNHLSWENVFPPGPDEVDGVKVLRFPSTRVRNIRGFNRLSRQVFDRNNERLREEQWVAEQGPMSPGLLHHLATARDAYDGYLFFTYLYAPTVWGLPLVADRALLVPTTHDEAPIKFGVYTDVFERPRALLCLTPEELTIIEKYFPRHARTRVVGVGVDRPKAEGARFREKHGIRGHYLLYVGRQEPGKGVGELLEYHQALKARYADAPDLVLAGDTNMELSGEGVRYLGRIDEQDKHDALAGALAVVVPSRYESLSLLTLESFAQGTPVLVNGRSDVLVGQVERSGAGRTYTDLDSFIQGLREVGDERGPLGKRGLEYVKKQGWPQVVAAYREEMERILQENRQ; the protein is encoded by the coding sequence ATGGCGATCCACCAGCTGATACCGAGCTTTGTCCCCGGCGACGCCACCGGGCAGGCCGCGCTGCACCTCCAGCTCCTGCTGCGCCGCATGGGCCACGCGGGCGCGCTGTACGCGGACGAGGTGGGCGCGGGCCTGGAGGGACTGGCCAGCCCGGCCTCCGCGCTGCGGCCGGAGCCCGGGGACCTGGTCCTCTACCACCATGGCATCGCGTCGCCCCTGAGCAGCCGGCTGATGCACCTGCCCTGCCGTCGTGGGGTCGTCTTCCACAACATCAGCCCCGCGCGCTTCTACACGGGCCTGCCGCTGGCGGACGCGCTGGTGGCGGGCCGGGCGCAGCTGGCCGCCATGGCGCCCTTCGCGGACGTGGCCATCGGCGTGTCGGACTTCAACGCGGCGGAGCTGCGCGCCGCGGGCTACGGCAACGTCCACACGGTGCCCCTCTTCATCGAGCCGGAGCGCTTCAGCCACGCCAGCGCGGACGCGAAGCTGCTGGAGCGCCTGTCCGGCCCGGGCCCGGTGCTGCTGGGCGTCAGCCGGGTGATGCCGCACAAGCGCTTCGAGGACCTCCTCACCCTGCACCGTGAGGTGCTGAGGCTGCGGCCCCAGGCGCGCCTGCTGATGGTGGGCGGCTACGAGCCGGGGAGCCGCTACTTCCGCGCGCTGAAGCGCGAGGCGAAGGGCCTGCGCGGCGTGCACTTCCTGGGGCGGCTGAGCCACGCGGAGCTGGTGGCCGCGTACCGCTCCGCGTCCGTCTTCGTTTCCATGAGCGAGCACGAGGGCTTCGGCGTCCCGCTCATCGAGGCCATGGCCGCCGAGGTGCCGGTGCTGGCCTACGGCGCGGCGGCGGTGCCGGAGACGCTCGGGGGCGCGGGGGTGGCCTTCGACCAGAAGCGCTTCGCCTTCCTCGCCGAGCTGGCGGTGGACCTGAGCGAGGACCTGTCGCTGCGCGAGCCCGTCCTCGCGGGCCAGCGGCGCCGGCTGGAGCACTTCTCGGCGGCGTCCGCGCAGCTCGCCCTCTCCCGCGCGCTGGAGGGGCTGCTGCCCCGCCCTGCCCCGCGCCCGCGCAAGGCGCCGAAGCGCCCGCGCGTGGGGCTGGTGGTGCAGCGCTACGGCGAGGTGACGGGCGGCGCGGAGAAGCTGGCCGCGCAGGTGGCCGAGCACCTGACGCCGCACTGGGACATCACGGTGCTGACGACGTGCGCGAAGAACCACCTGTCGTGGGAGAACGTCTTCCCGCCGGGGCCGGACGAGGTGGACGGCGTCAAGGTGCTGCGCTTCCCGTCGACGCGGGTGCGCAACATCCGGGGCTTCAACCGGCTGTCGCGGCAGGTGTTCGACCGGAACAACGAGAGGCTGCGCGAGGAGCAGTGGGTGGCGGAGCAGGGCCCGATGAGCCCGGGGCTGCTGCACCACCTGGCCACCGCGCGCGACGCGTACGACGGCTACCTGTTCTTCACGTACCTGTACGCGCCCACGGTGTGGGGCCTGCCGCTGGTGGCGGACCGGGCCCTGCTGGTGCCCACCACGCACGACGAGGCGCCCATCAAGTTCGGCGTGTACACGGACGTCTTCGAGCGGCCGCGCGCGCTGCTCTGCCTCACGCCGGAGGAGCTGACCATCATCGAGAAGTACTTCCCGCGCCATGCGCGCACGCGGGTGGTGGGCGTGGGGGTGGACCGGCCGAAGGCGGAGGGCGCCCGCTTCCGGGAGAAGCACGGCATCCGCGGGCACTACCTGCTCTACGTGGGGCGGCAGGAGCCGGGCAAGGGCGTGGGCGAGCTGCTCGAGTACCACCAGGCGCTGAAGGCACGGTACGCGGATGCGCCGGACCTGGTGCTGGCGGGCGACACGAACATGGAGCTGTCCGGCGAGGGCGTGCGCTACCTGGGCCGCATCGACGAGCAGGACAAGCACGACGCCCTGGCCGGAGCGCTGGCGGTGGTGGTGCCCTCCCGCTACGAGAGCCTGTCGCTGCTGACGCTGGAGTCCTTCGCGCAGGGCACGCCGGTGCTGGTGAACGGGCGCTCGGACGTGCTGGTGGGCCAGGTGGAGCGCAGCGGGGCGGGCCGGACGTACACGGACCTGGACTCGTTCATCCAGGGCCTGCGCGAGGTGGGTGACGAGCGCGGGCCCCTGGGGAAGCGGGGCCTGGAGTACGTGAAGAAGCAGGGCTGGCCGCAGGTGGTGGCGGCCTATCGCGAAGAGATGGAACGCATCCTCCAGGAGAATCGCCAATGA
- a CDS encoding glycosyltransferase family 4 protein, which produces MSTGPIAFDATLWDEPTTGIGLYTRCLASGLEGLGVSLEKLGAQGSGEHPRGNLGRTTWTLGRLSRVLQQSGAPLYHAHGNFNLPLTRVPGTAYVLTVHDLIPLLMRDTVSTAFRWQFRLWLARSVLLADRIICVSERTRMDLLARFPEAAPRTVVVPNGVDHVHAPELDSISVDFLRALSLPKEYVLYAGSLDVRKNVDLVLDALERLRARGRPTSLVLAGQSWFGSGRVERRVSRLRSEGHDVRSLGYQSDAVFYELMKRATLFAFPSRYEGFGLPPLEAMRLGTPTIVSTAGSLPEVCGDAAVAVGPDDAEGLARTIERLLGSPAERRALSERGKARAAEFTWKRTAEGTLAVYEAALRR; this is translated from the coding sequence GTGTCCACTGGCCCCATCGCCTTCGATGCGACCCTCTGGGACGAGCCGACCACCGGCATCGGCCTGTACACCCGTTGCCTCGCCTCCGGACTGGAGGGCCTCGGCGTCAGCCTGGAGAAGCTGGGCGCGCAGGGCTCCGGCGAGCACCCCCGGGGCAACCTGGGCCGCACCACCTGGACGCTCGGCCGGCTGTCCCGGGTGCTCCAGCAGTCGGGGGCGCCGCTCTACCACGCGCACGGCAACTTCAACCTGCCGCTCACCCGCGTGCCCGGCACGGCCTACGTCCTCACGGTGCATGACCTGATTCCGCTGCTGATGCGGGACACGGTGTCCACCGCGTTCCGCTGGCAGTTCCGCCTGTGGCTGGCGCGCAGCGTGCTCCTGGCGGACCGCATCATCTGCGTCAGCGAGCGCACCCGGATGGACCTGCTGGCCCGCTTCCCCGAGGCGGCGCCGCGCACCGTGGTGGTGCCCAACGGCGTGGACCATGTCCATGCGCCGGAGCTCGACAGCATCAGCGTGGACTTCCTGCGCGCGCTGTCGCTGCCGAAGGAGTACGTGCTCTACGCGGGCTCGCTGGACGTGCGGAAGAACGTGGACCTGGTGCTGGACGCGCTGGAGCGACTGCGGGCGCGCGGGCGGCCCACGTCGCTGGTGCTGGCGGGGCAGAGCTGGTTCGGCTCCGGCCGCGTGGAGAGGCGCGTGTCCCGGCTGCGCTCCGAGGGGCACGACGTGCGCTCGCTCGGCTACCAGTCCGACGCGGTGTTCTACGAGCTGATGAAGCGCGCGACGCTGTTCGCCTTCCCCTCGCGCTACGAGGGCTTCGGCCTGCCACCGCTGGAGGCGATGCGCCTGGGCACGCCCACCATCGTCTCCACCGCGGGCTCGCTCCCGGAGGTCTGTGGCGACGCGGCCGTCGCGGTGGGGCCGGACGACGCGGAGGGGCTCGCACGGACCATCGAGCGGCTGCTGGGCTCGCCTGCCGAGCGGCGGGCCTTGTCGGAACGCGGGAAGGCCCGCGCCGCGGAGTTCACCTGGAAGCGGACCGCGGAAGGCACCCTGGCGGTGTACGAAGCCGCGCTCCGGCGCTGA
- a CDS encoding NADAR family protein yields MAGFTFFWREGSPFSQWHRSEFVVDGVRYMCAEQYMMAGKARLFGDAEVLASILKSASPKTHKALGRKVRNFDAAVWERERERIVYEGNRAKFTQRPELLKALLATAGTELVEASPMDRIWGVGLGAEDPRIQDPSKWRGLNLLGKVLTRLREDLLSEGITETRPVAS; encoded by the coding sequence ATGGCTGGGTTTACGTTCTTCTGGCGTGAGGGGTCGCCGTTCTCGCAGTGGCACCGTTCCGAGTTCGTGGTGGACGGTGTGCGCTACATGTGCGCGGAGCAGTACATGATGGCGGGCAAGGCGCGGCTGTTCGGGGATGCGGAGGTGCTGGCGAGCATCCTGAAGAGTGCCTCGCCCAAGACGCACAAGGCGCTGGGCCGCAAGGTGCGCAACTTCGACGCCGCCGTGTGGGAGCGCGAGCGGGAGCGCATCGTCTACGAGGGCAACCGGGCGAAGTTCACCCAGCGCCCGGAGCTGCTGAAGGCGCTGCTCGCCACCGCTGGCACGGAGCTGGTGGAGGCCAGTCCGATGGACCGCATCTGGGGCGTGGGCCTGGGCGCGGAGGATCCGCGCATCCAGGACCCTTCGAAGTGGCGGGGGCTGAACCTGCTGGGCAAGGTCCTCACGCGGCTTCGCGAGGACCTGCTCTCCGAGGGCATCACCGAGACCCGCCCCGTCGCGAGCTAG
- a CDS encoding zinc-dependent alcohol dehydrogenase yields MRALTYEGPYRVAVRNKPEPKIEHPQDGIVRVTSAAICGSDLHLLHGLVPDTRIGFTFGHEFTGIVEEVGPNAQGVKRGDRVMLPFQIFCGGCYFCSRGLTSCCDNTNPATDAGTGIYGYSHTMGGYDGGQAEYVRVPFIGVDAEKIPEDVDDLDALPITDAFTTGYQAAEMCGLRGGETVLVLGCGPVGLFAMWSAWAMGAGRVIAVDKEDYRLEFARSWLGVETLNFTDLDLVTTVKGMTEGRGADATIEAVGCEAAGSPVHRALGVYAKLEAGSPQAINFAIHATRKGGIISLIGAYGPPFNGVDIGTFMNKAQTMRTGQASVKRYMPHLLEHVRAGRIRPSTVFTHRMPLEEAPHAYHMFAKKHDGCIKVALFPNGNLH; encoded by the coding sequence ATGCGAGCCCTGACCTACGAAGGACCGTACCGCGTCGCGGTACGCAACAAGCCCGAGCCGAAGATTGAACACCCCCAGGACGGCATCGTCCGCGTGACGAGCGCCGCCATTTGCGGTTCAGACCTCCACTTGCTGCACGGCCTCGTCCCGGATACCCGAATCGGGTTCACCTTCGGCCACGAGTTCACCGGCATCGTCGAGGAGGTCGGCCCCAATGCCCAGGGCGTCAAGCGGGGCGACCGCGTGATGCTGCCATTCCAGATCTTCTGTGGTGGCTGTTACTTCTGTAGCCGGGGCCTCACCTCGTGTTGCGACAACACGAACCCGGCGACGGATGCGGGCACGGGCATCTACGGCTATTCGCACACCATGGGCGGCTATGACGGCGGCCAGGCCGAGTACGTCCGCGTGCCCTTCATCGGCGTGGATGCCGAGAAGATTCCCGAGGACGTCGACGACCTCGACGCGCTGCCCATCACCGATGCCTTCACCACCGGCTACCAGGCGGCCGAGATGTGCGGCCTGCGGGGTGGGGAGACGGTCCTCGTCCTGGGCTGCGGTCCGGTGGGCCTGTTCGCGATGTGGTCCGCCTGGGCCATGGGCGCCGGCCGCGTCATCGCGGTGGACAAGGAGGACTACCGCCTGGAGTTCGCGCGCAGCTGGCTGGGCGTGGAGACGCTCAACTTCACCGACCTGGACCTCGTCACCACCGTGAAGGGGATGACGGAAGGCCGCGGCGCGGACGCCACCATCGAGGCGGTGGGCTGCGAGGCGGCGGGCTCACCGGTGCACCGCGCGCTCGGCGTCTACGCGAAGCTGGAGGCCGGCTCTCCGCAGGCCATCAACTTCGCCATCCACGCCACGCGCAAGGGCGGCATCATCTCCCTCATCGGCGCCTATGGCCCTCCGTTCAACGGCGTGGACATCGGCACCTTCATGAACAAGGCGCAGACGATGCGCACCGGCCAGGCGAGCGTGAAGCGCTACATGCCGCACCTGCTGGAGCACGTCCGGGCCGGCCGCATCCGTCCGTCCACCGTGTTCACCCACCGCATGCCCCTGGAGGAGGCGCCGCACGCGTACCACATGTTCGCGAAGAAGCATGACGGCTGCATCAAGGTGGCGCTCTTCCCCAACGGAAACCTTCACTAG
- a CDS encoding alpha/beta fold hydrolase: MGHPGQGRRCKVHDIELHYTDSGSGEPLVLLHGTTGCGADWKHVFDLGALATRFRVLVPDLRGHGGSTNPGGELTMRQCALDTYAWLDALGIERFRAVGLSLGANTLLHMAVDSPARVEAMVLVSATPYFPAQARALMAQVTEENQSPEEWARMRASHTQGDVQIRALWRSVRGLKDSYRDMNFTPPLLSCVSARTLLVAGDRDPLYPVELPLELYRAIPRASLWVVPGGGHVPVFGEHREPFERTALAFLTEPGAPAV, from the coding sequence ATGGGTCACCCAGGACAGGGACGGCGCTGCAAGGTCCACGACATCGAGCTGCACTACACGGACTCTGGAAGCGGTGAGCCGCTGGTGCTGCTGCATGGGACCACCGGCTGCGGCGCGGACTGGAAGCATGTGTTCGACCTGGGTGCGCTCGCCACGCGCTTCCGGGTGCTCGTGCCGGACCTGCGCGGCCACGGCGGGTCGACGAATCCCGGCGGCGAGCTGACGATGCGGCAGTGCGCGCTGGACACGTACGCGTGGCTGGACGCGCTGGGCATCGAGCGCTTCCGCGCCGTGGGGCTGAGCCTGGGCGCCAACACGCTGCTGCACATGGCCGTGGACTCGCCCGCGCGTGTGGAGGCGATGGTGCTCGTGAGCGCCACGCCGTACTTCCCGGCGCAGGCCCGTGCGCTCATGGCGCAGGTCACCGAGGAGAACCAGTCCCCCGAGGAGTGGGCCCGGATGCGCGCCAGCCACACGCAGGGGGACGTGCAGATTCGCGCGCTCTGGCGCAGCGTCCGCGGGCTCAAGGACAGCTACCGCGACATGAACTTCACGCCGCCCCTGCTGTCGTGCGTGTCGGCACGCACGCTGCTCGTCGCGGGAGACCGGGACCCGCTCTATCCGGTGGAGCTCCCGCTCGAGCTGTACCGCGCCATCCCGCGCGCGTCGCTGTGGGTGGTGCCGGGCGGCGGGCATGTCCCCGTCTTCGGCGAGCACCGTGAGCCCTTCGAGCGCACGGCGCTCGCCTTCCTGACGGAGCCCGGCGCGCCGGCTGTGTAG
- a CDS encoding GDP-mannose 4,6-dehydratase has product MRILVTGADGFVGRHLCALLRAAGDEVVEAHGPRGEGISSSALHFDVANEAAMKAAIAEAKPEGVIHLAGFSSVAKSHNNPSRVFAVNTMGVVHLLTALRDTAPKTRVVLVGSGEVYGPVPEGTRATEDTRAVPLSPYAASKSAAELAGVQFHRSYGLEVVMARPFNHLGAGQDPTFVVPSFASQIRAIGLGTVDPVLRTGNLEAVRDFSHVRDVVEAYRLLLVKGEPGQAYNICSGEGRTIRSLLEEMLTLAGVNARIELDPARLRPSDIPSLVGAPDKLRALGWTPKLTVTDALRDVLGPKVPALAGKTVG; this is encoded by the coding sequence ATGCGCATCCTCGTCACGGGAGCGGACGGCTTCGTCGGCCGGCACCTGTGCGCCCTGTTGCGCGCCGCGGGTGACGAGGTGGTGGAGGCGCACGGGCCGCGCGGAGAGGGCATCAGCAGCAGCGCCCTCCACTTCGACGTGGCCAACGAGGCGGCGATGAAGGCCGCCATCGCCGAGGCGAAGCCCGAGGGCGTCATCCACCTGGCCGGGTTCAGCTCGGTGGCCAAGAGCCACAACAACCCCTCGCGCGTGTTCGCGGTGAACACGATGGGGGTGGTGCACCTGCTCACGGCGCTGCGCGACACTGCGCCGAAGACGCGGGTGGTGCTGGTGGGCTCGGGCGAGGTGTACGGCCCGGTGCCCGAGGGCACGCGCGCCACCGAGGACACGCGGGCGGTGCCCCTGAGCCCCTACGCGGCCTCCAAGTCCGCGGCGGAGCTGGCGGGTGTGCAGTTCCACCGCAGCTACGGGCTGGAGGTGGTGATGGCCCGGCCCTTCAACCACCTGGGCGCGGGGCAGGACCCCACCTTCGTGGTGCCCTCCTTCGCCTCGCAGATTCGCGCGATTGGCCTGGGCACCGTCGACCCGGTGCTGCGCACGGGCAACCTGGAGGCGGTGCGCGACTTCTCCCACGTGCGCGACGTGGTGGAGGCGTACCGGCTGCTGCTGGTGAAGGGCGAGCCTGGGCAGGCGTACAACATCTGCAGCGGCGAGGGACGCACCATCCGCAGCCTGCTGGAGGAGATGCTGACGCTGGCGGGCGTGAATGCGCGCATCGAGCTGGACCCCGCGCGGCTGCGGCCCTCCGACATCCCGAGCCTCGTCGGCGCGCCAGACAAGCTGCGGGCGCTCGGCTGGACGCCGAAGCTGACGGTGACGGACGCGCTGCGCGACGTGCTCGGCCCCAAGGTGCCGGCGCTCGCGGGCAAGACGGTGGGCTGA
- the gmd gene encoding GDP-mannose 4,6-dehydratase, with protein sequence MATKRALITGITGQDGSYLAELLLSKGYEVHGMVRRSSEEKFERIQHLHGKIQLHQGDLLDQFSLAALLNLVKPDEVYNLAAQSFVPTSWNQPVLTGEFTALGVTKMLEAIRHTRPQVRFYQASSSEMFGKVLEVPQTEETPFYPRSPYGVAKAYGHHITVNYRESFNLFAVSGILFNHESPRRGLEFVTRKVTYNVARIKLGLQDKLPMGNLDAKRDWGFAGDYVDAMWRMLQQPEPDDYVVATNETHTVRELVEIAFGRVGLDYQKYVHIDPAFVRPAEVDLLIGDYAKAKTKLGWEPTVRFKQLVEMMVDADLERLKAGQK encoded by the coding sequence ATGGCGACCAAGCGCGCACTGATTACGGGAATCACAGGGCAGGACGGCAGCTATCTGGCGGAGCTGCTGCTCTCGAAGGGGTACGAGGTGCACGGCATGGTGCGCCGCTCCTCGGAGGAGAAGTTCGAGCGCATCCAGCACCTGCACGGGAAGATTCAGCTCCACCAGGGCGACCTGCTGGACCAGTTCTCCCTGGCGGCGCTGCTGAACCTGGTCAAGCCAGACGAGGTCTACAACCTCGCGGCGCAGTCCTTCGTGCCGACGAGCTGGAACCAGCCCGTGCTCACGGGCGAGTTCACCGCCCTGGGCGTGACGAAGATGCTGGAGGCCATCCGCCACACCCGCCCGCAGGTGCGCTTCTACCAGGCGTCCTCCAGCGAGATGTTCGGCAAGGTGCTGGAGGTGCCGCAGACGGAGGAGACGCCCTTCTACCCGCGCAGCCCGTACGGCGTGGCCAAGGCGTACGGCCACCACATCACGGTGAACTACCGCGAGTCCTTCAACCTGTTCGCGGTGAGCGGCATCCTCTTCAACCACGAGTCCCCGCGCCGTGGCCTGGAGTTCGTCACGCGCAAGGTGACGTACAACGTGGCGCGCATCAAGCTGGGCCTCCAGGACAAGCTGCCCATGGGCAACCTGGACGCCAAGCGCGACTGGGGCTTCGCGGGCGACTACGTGGACGCCATGTGGCGGATGCTCCAGCAGCCGGAGCCGGACGACTACGTGGTGGCCACCAACGAGACGCACACCGTGCGCGAGCTGGTGGAGATTGCCTTCGGCCGCGTGGGCCTGGACTACCAGAAGTACGTGCACATCGACCCGGCCTTCGTGCGCCCCGCCGAGGTGGACCTGCTCATCGGTGACTACGCCAAGGCGAAGACGAAGCTGGGCTGGGAGCCCACCGTGCGCTTCAAGCAGCTGGTGGAGATGATGGTGGACGCGGACCTGGAGCGGCTCAAGGCGGGGCAGAAGTAG
- a CDS encoding myxosortase-dependent phytase-like phosphatase, whose translation MRTPTPLALAALLLGAAASAQPVAVTPTLETRPAAPATGNNLRDVALWVNPADGGASLLIAGFDTTAGAGLATFGVDGTQLEVDQTIGPVRALALRDDFLLAGNRRTLAVVSSTNLNGLVAFVVDPAGTPRVARVGNGSFLTGSAISAVALSRVPGSDRFYLFAGRPGADLEQFELSGNDGGVSARSVRTLDTEGGLITGMVVDEDTGQLFVMEEGVGLGRYSADVDGGTTRLAVVSPADGGPLSSTQGRVALYDATNREGYLLVADRAANEFEVFDRRSLAHVGTFQVTENNDAGINADLGAPVAVAVSARPMSATFPDGLFVGHDGQERPENLKLISWSTVAEAFDPPLRIDTRPETDGGTDGGTDGGRDGGPGGLPPPLPPNPGPPIDDGDGCSCASASVPATALLGLLALAFAGKRRRRS comes from the coding sequence ATGCGCACCCCCACCCCCCTGGCCCTGGCGGCGCTGCTGCTGGGCGCGGCGGCGTCGGCGCAGCCCGTCGCCGTCACACCTACCCTGGAGACGCGGCCCGCAGCGCCCGCCACGGGAAACAACCTGCGGGACGTCGCGCTCTGGGTGAACCCGGCCGACGGCGGGGCGAGCCTGCTCATCGCCGGCTTCGACACCACCGCGGGGGCGGGGCTGGCCACCTTCGGGGTGGACGGGACGCAGCTGGAGGTGGACCAGACGATTGGCCCCGTGCGGGCCCTGGCCCTGCGCGACGACTTCCTGCTGGCCGGCAACCGCCGCACGCTGGCGGTGGTGTCCTCCACCAACCTGAACGGGCTGGTGGCCTTCGTGGTGGACCCCGCGGGGACGCCGCGCGTGGCCCGCGTCGGCAACGGCAGCTTCCTCACCGGCTCCGCCATCTCCGCCGTGGCGCTCTCCCGCGTCCCGGGCTCGGACCGCTTCTACCTCTTCGCGGGCAGGCCGGGCGCGGACCTCGAGCAGTTCGAGCTGTCGGGCAACGACGGCGGGGTGTCGGCGCGCTCGGTGCGCACCCTGGACACGGAAGGGGGCCTCATCACCGGCATGGTGGTGGACGAGGACACCGGCCAGCTGTTCGTCATGGAGGAGGGCGTGGGGCTGGGGCGCTACTCCGCCGACGTCGATGGAGGCACCACCCGGCTGGCGGTGGTGTCGCCGGCGGACGGCGGGCCGCTGTCGTCCACGCAGGGGCGGGTGGCGCTCTATGACGCCACCAACCGCGAGGGCTACCTGCTCGTCGCGGACCGGGCCGCGAACGAATTCGAGGTGTTCGACCGCCGCTCCCTCGCCCACGTCGGCACGTTCCAGGTGACGGAGAACAACGACGCCGGCATCAACGCGGACCTGGGCGCCCCCGTCGCCGTCGCCGTGTCGGCGCGGCCGATGTCGGCCACCTTCCCGGATGGCCTCTTCGTCGGACATGACGGCCAGGAGCGTCCGGAGAACCTCAAGCTCATCTCCTGGAGCACGGTGGCCGAGGCCTTCGACCCGCCGCTGCGCATCGACACGCGGCCGGAGACGGATGGCGGGACGGACGGAGGAACGGATGGAGGCCGGGACGGTGGCCCTGGCGGCCTCCCGCCTCCGCTGCCGCCCAACCCGGGCCCCCCGATTGACGACGGCGACGGGTGCTCGTGCGCTTCCGCGTCCGTCCCCGCCACGGCGCTGCTCGGGCTGCTCGCCCTGGCATTCGCGGGCAAGCGCCGCCGCCGGAGCTGA